The genomic interval TAAGACTGGGCTATTGGCTGGTTCAACTGCGATCGCCTGAAAACTTGGTTTTCGTGCTTTTAGGACTTCTGCTACACCAGTAATCGTACCACCTGTACCCACTCCAGCAACAATCATATCTACCTGACCCTCGGTATCTTCCCAAATTTCTTCGGCGGTTGTTTCTCGATGAATTTTGGCATTCGCCGGATTGCGAAATTGCTGCAACATATATGCGTGTGGCGTAGTATTAACTATCTCCTGGGCGCGGCGAATTGCACCACCCATACCTTCCAGCCCCGGAGTCAATTCTAATTCTGCCCCATAAGCGCGTAACATTGCCCGTCGTTCGCCACTCATGGTATCTGGCATTGTCAAAATTAAGCGATAACCCTTAGCGGCTGCTACCATTGCTAGGGCGATGCCGGTATTCCCGGAAGTTGGTTCGACTAATACAGTCTTTCCAGGAGAAATCAATCCCTCGGCTTCGGCTGCATTAATCATGCTAATCCCAATGCGGTCTTTTACCGATGCTGACGGGTTCAAACTTTCTAGCTTGACTAATATTTGTGCTACACATCCCTCGGCTTGGGGAACACGATTTAACTGGACTAAGGGCGTACGACCAATAATTTCTGTAATGTTACGGGCAACTCGCATAATATTCCTTTGTAATTAGTCAAGAGTCAATAGTCAATGGTCAAGAGTAAAAACTATTGACCATTGACTATTGACCATTGAGCATTGACTAATAACTAAATGTAATACATGATGTCTAGCTGTTTACGGGCATCTCTTTTTTCACAAAGATCCTGGAGTGTATAGTTTTGTAAAACAGCATTTGCAGCTAGACAGGCTTCTTGCCAGACTTCATCGATAACGGCACTATCTAAACTTTTGATAGTCGATGTTTCTTCGCTCACACGTACATCTAAACCTTCTAAGCATTCTAAAACTTCATATATCGTAATTTTCCAAGGTTCTTTCGACAATAGATAGCCACCTTTAGAGCCGCGTTGACTCTTGATAATACCTCCACGTCTTAAGGTTGCCAGAAGTTGTTCTAAATAGCGATCGGGTATGCTTTGTTGAGCAGCGATTTGCCGAATTTGCATCGGTTCACCGTTTTCGTAATGAGTTGCCATTTCGATGAGGGCAAGAATTGCGTATTCTGATTTACACGATAGTTCCACAGGCAGTAATTAAAGTTGAAGTATGAATTATGAAGTATGAAGTATGAAAGATAGATAAATATTTCATACTTTTCTAGTATACTCCGGTTAATTGCTGGGGTTTTTGGATTAATGCGATTAACTTTGAAGAAAGCAAAAGGGAAGTTAAACAAATCAAATACCCAACGCAACATCAGCAACGCCGGATAAGTCACAATGATTAGCTACAAGTCTCTGGGGATGTGAGGAATGTTAAATCTTGTCAAACGCCAATCTCGTCAACGCAAAAAACGCCGCCCTTTTGGTTTATTTTTGGTCATTGTAGCTTGGAGTCTGGTGATGGGTTGGCTATTTGCGTCAGCAAACAGTGTTTACAGTGCGACTCCTACTTCAGAAATCGGCACAGTTGATGTAGTTCCGGCTGTATATGGGCTAGGACAAGAACTATACATCGAAAATTGTGGTAAATGTCATATAGCCATCCCTCCAGAAGTTTTACCT from Aulosira sp. FACHB-615 carries:
- the cysK gene encoding cysteine synthase A gives rise to the protein MRVARNITEIIGRTPLVQLNRVPQAEGCVAQILVKLESLNPSASVKDRIGISMINAAEAEGLISPGKTVLVEPTSGNTGIALAMVAAAKGYRLILTMPDTMSGERRAMLRAYGAELELTPGLEGMGGAIRRAQEIVNTTPHAYMLQQFRNPANAKIHRETTAEEIWEDTEGQVDMIVAGVGTGGTITGVAEVLKARKPSFQAIAVEPANSPVLSGGQPGAHKIQGIGAGFVPQVLKMKFIDEVITVSDEEAIAYSRRLAREEGLLSGISSGAALCAAIKVAQRPEKAGRLIVMIQPSFGERYLSTPLFQDLEAKITTSVS
- a CDS encoding Rrf2 family transcriptional regulator, yielding MELSCKSEYAILALIEMATHYENGEPMQIRQIAAQQSIPDRYLEQLLATLRRGGIIKSQRGSKGGYLLSKEPWKITIYEVLECLEGLDVRVSEETSTIKSLDSAVIDEVWQEACLAANAVLQNYTLQDLCEKRDARKQLDIMYYI